From the Streptomyces nigrescens genome, one window contains:
- a CDS encoding ArsA family ATPase has product MRIVLVTGSGGAGRTTLAAATALAGARRGERALLLTTGSSAPETVLGTPLGADAPTPIAPGLHARRIDPGDRFRQEFLAFQERAGAALDLLGAAPLDEDELTELPGSEDFALLHALRAEHASDDWDLVVVDMPSADETVRLLALPAQVRRYLRRLLPPERQAARALRPVLAQLAGVPMPAQKLYDAAERWEAELAAVQRTIDDPGTSVRLVTEAGPVAAATLRTLRAGLALHGRRTDGVVVNRLLPTGSADPFLAALSGSQQTALKALREEFPDLPVHEVPHLGRDPQGVDELDELIGGPAGEIGAAAPADGPRPDPWTVEDRLAADGILVWRVPLPGAERRGLGLVRRGDEIVVTVGRFRRIRTLPSALRRCTVSGAGLRDGALEIRFTPDPDLWPKSD; this is encoded by the coding sequence GTGCGCATCGTCCTCGTCACGGGCTCCGGCGGCGCGGGCCGCACCACGCTCGCCGCCGCGACCGCCCTGGCCGGCGCCCGCCGGGGCGAGCGGGCCCTGCTGCTCACCACCGGGAGCAGCGCACCGGAAACGGTGCTGGGCACCCCCCTCGGCGCCGACGCCCCCACCCCGATAGCGCCCGGGCTGCACGCCCGCCGCATCGACCCCGGCGACCGCTTCCGCCAGGAGTTCCTCGCCTTCCAGGAGCGCGCCGGCGCCGCCCTCGACCTGCTCGGCGCCGCCCCCCTCGACGAGGACGAACTCACCGAACTCCCCGGCTCCGAGGACTTCGCGCTGCTGCACGCGCTGCGCGCCGAACACGCCTCGGACGACTGGGACCTCGTCGTCGTCGACATGCCCTCGGCCGACGAGACCGTCCGGCTGCTCGCCCTGCCGGCCCAGGTGCGCCGCTATCTGCGCCGGCTGCTGCCGCCCGAGCGGCAGGCGGCCCGTGCGCTGCGCCCGGTGCTCGCCCAGCTCGCCGGCGTCCCGATGCCGGCCCAGAAGCTGTACGACGCCGCCGAGCGCTGGGAGGCCGAACTCGCCGCCGTCCAGCGGACGATTGACGACCCCGGCACCTCCGTACGCCTGGTCACCGAGGCCGGCCCGGTCGCCGCCGCCACGCTGCGCACCCTGCGCGCCGGACTCGCGCTGCACGGCCGGCGCACCGACGGCGTGGTCGTCAACCGACTGCTGCCCACCGGCTCGGCCGACCCGTTCCTCGCCGCGCTCTCCGGCAGCCAGCAGACCGCCCTCAAGGCGCTGCGCGAGGAATTCCCCGACCTGCCCGTCCACGAGGTGCCGCACCTGGGCCGGGACCCCCAGGGCGTCGACGAGCTCGACGAGTTGATCGGCGGACCGGCCGGCGAGATCGGCGCGGCCGCGCCCGCCGACGGGCCCCGCCCCGACCCCTGGACCGTCGAGGACCGGCTGGCCGCCGACGGCATCCTCGTCTGGCGGGTGCCGCTGCCCGGCGCCGAGCGCAGGGGCCTCGGCCTGGTGCGCCGCGGCGACGAGATCGTGGTCACCGTCGGCCGCTTCCGGCGGATCCGTACGCTCCCCTCCGCGCTGCGCCGCTGTACCGTCTCCGGCGCCGGACTGCGCGACGGCGCCCTGGAGATCCGCTTCACACCGGATCCGGATCTGTGGCCCAAGAGCGACTGA
- a CDS encoding DUF5304 domain-containing protein, which yields MSDATERPADRQAEPDADAWATACAEDLASEKARRRTGSGPEPGSAAEELRKLAEAVTDKLAGIQLPGALGGIAAQGAVNQLFKQAKAAVEPVIERNPDIFDHLAAAGSELLAAYRSAVEGSERRWTRDDLDDRSEGRRDDDPRDDDGPTGTERIDLD from the coding sequence ATGAGTGATGCCACCGAGCGCCCCGCCGACCGCCAGGCCGAGCCCGATGCCGACGCCTGGGCGACCGCCTGCGCCGAGGACCTCGCGTCCGAGAAGGCCCGCCGCCGCACCGGCAGCGGCCCGGAGCCGGGCAGCGCCGCCGAGGAGCTGCGCAAGCTCGCCGAGGCGGTGACCGACAAGCTCGCCGGAATCCAGCTGCCCGGCGCGCTGGGCGGAATCGCCGCACAGGGCGCCGTCAACCAGCTGTTCAAGCAGGCCAAGGCGGCCGTCGAGCCGGTCATCGAGCGCAACCCCGACATCTTCGACCACCTCGCCGCGGCCGGCTCCGAGCTGCTCGCCGCCTACCGCTCCGCCGTCGAGGGCAGCGAGCGCCGCTGGACCCGTGACGACCTCGACGACCGGTCCGAAGGCCGCCGCGACGACGACCCGCGCGACGACGACGGCCCCACCGGCACCGAGCGGATCGACCTCGACTGA
- a CDS encoding ROK family glucokinase translates to MGLTIGVDIGGTKIAAGVVDEEGSILETCKVPTPHATDALTEAIADAVRTVGAGHHVEAVGIGAAGYVDEKRATVLFAPNIDWRHEPLKDKVEQRVGLPVVVENDANAAAWGEYKFGAGQGHSDVICITLGTGLGGGIIIGNKLRRGRFGVAAEFGHIRVVPDGLLCGCGNQGCWEQYASGRALLRYARQRAFATPENAQILLSLGDGTSEGIQGRHVSEAARQGDPVAIDSFRELARWAGAGLADLASLFDPSAFIVGGGVSDEGELVLGPIRKSFRRWLVGNQWRPHAQVLAAQLGGKAGLVGAADLARQG, encoded by the coding sequence ATGGGACTCACCATCGGCGTCGACATCGGCGGCACGAAGATCGCGGCCGGCGTGGTCGACGAAGAGGGCTCGATCCTTGAGACGTGCAAGGTGCCGACTCCGCATGCCACCGATGCGCTGACCGAGGCCATCGCGGACGCGGTGCGCACCGTGGGGGCGGGCCATCATGTCGAGGCCGTCGGCATCGGCGCCGCCGGCTACGTCGACGAGAAGCGGGCCACGGTCCTGTTCGCCCCGAACATCGACTGGCGCCATGAACCGCTCAAGGACAAGGTCGAACAGCGCGTCGGCCTCCCGGTGGTCGTCGAGAACGACGCCAACGCCGCGGCCTGGGGCGAGTACAAGTTCGGCGCGGGCCAGGGCCACAGCGACGTCATCTGCATCACCCTCGGCACCGGCCTCGGCGGCGGCATCATCATCGGCAACAAGCTGCGCCGTGGCCGCTTCGGCGTCGCCGCCGAATTCGGGCACATCCGGGTCGTGCCGGACGGCCTGCTGTGCGGCTGCGGCAACCAGGGCTGCTGGGAGCAGTACGCCTCCGGCCGCGCCCTGCTGCGCTACGCCCGCCAGCGCGCCTTCGCCACCCCCGAGAACGCCCAGATCCTGCTGTCGCTCGGCGACGGCACCTCCGAGGGCATCCAGGGGCGGCACGTGAGTGAGGCCGCCCGTCAGGGCGACCCGGTCGCCATCGACTCGTTCCGCGAACTGGCCCGCTGGGCCGGCGCCGGCCTCGCCGACCTCGCCTCGCTCTTCGACCCGTCCGCCTTCATCGTCGGCGGCGGCGTCTCCGACGAGGGCGAACTGGTCCTGGGACCGATCCGCAAGTCCTTCCGCCGCTGGCTGGTCGGCAACCAGTGGCGGCCGCACGCCCAGGTGCTCGCCGCCCAGCTCGGCGGCAAGGCCGGTCTGGTCGGCGCGGCCGACCTGGCGCGCCAGGGCTGA
- a CDS encoding endonuclease/exonuclease/phosphatase family protein, translated as MISLPASATEPGPASGEPGPGGAAVIRVLSYNIRSLRDDRAALARVIRACAPDLVLIQEAPRFFRWRKAAERLARAAGLVYVTGGGTTAGPMILSTLRAHVERTEEVLLPRTPGLHQRGLALAVVRIGGARLGVLSCHLSLADRERYEQAGLLLERLAALEVPYAVAGGDLNDRPEGRSFRRLAGALTDAWAAKPWGGEFTSTPHDPHQRIDAIFTTEGVEVLGCGVPHGLAGVREADLRAATDHLPVLAALRVPATG; from the coding sequence GTGATCTCGCTCCCCGCCTCCGCCACCGAGCCCGGCCCCGCTTCCGGGGAACCAGGACCCGGCGGTGCGGCCGTGATCCGGGTGCTCAGCTACAACATCCGCTCGCTGCGCGACGACCGGGCGGCGCTGGCCAGGGTGATCCGGGCCTGCGCACCCGACCTCGTGCTGATCCAGGAGGCGCCGCGGTTCTTCCGCTGGCGCAAGGCCGCCGAGCGGCTGGCCCGCGCGGCCGGTCTGGTGTACGTCACCGGCGGCGGCACGACCGCGGGCCCGATGATCCTCTCCACCCTGCGCGCCCATGTGGAGCGTACGGAGGAGGTGCTGCTGCCCCGCACCCCCGGACTGCACCAGCGCGGTCTCGCCCTCGCCGTGGTCCGGATCGGCGGGGCCCGGCTCGGGGTGCTCAGCTGCCATCTCAGCCTCGCCGACCGGGAGCGCTACGAGCAGGCCGGGCTGCTGCTGGAGCGGCTGGCCGCCCTGGAGGTGCCGTACGCCGTCGCCGGGGGCGACCTCAACGACCGGCCGGAGGGCCGCAGCTTCCGCCGGCTGGCGGGGGCGCTCACGGACGCCTGGGCGGCCAAGCCGTGGGGCGGGGAGTTCACCTCCACGCCCCACGACCCGCATCAGCGGATCGACGCGATCTTCACCACGGAGGGCGTGGAGGTCCTGGGCTGCGGTGTGCCGCACGGGCTGGCGGGGGTACGGGAGGCCGACCTGCGGGCCGCCACGGACCATCTGCCGGTGCTGGCCGCACTGCGGGTGCCGGCAACCGGCTGA
- a CDS encoding alpha/beta hydrolase, producing MPLLPGAEPFRRDGGEVGVLVCHGFTGSPQSVRPWAEYLADRGLTVALPLLPGHGTRWQDMQITTWQDWYAEVDRELRALTERCSKVFVCGLSMGGALALRLAAKHGDAVSGVAVVNPGNKVHDAAAPLLPVLRHLVRTTKGVVSDIAKPGAEEVGYDRVPLHAAHSLRRFFQQVDSELPGVTQPLLVMTSPQDHVVPAADSERILARVSSTDVRQTLLERSYHVATLDHDAEQIFRDTFAFISRLAPEAGAGAAQEGAAASGGA from the coding sequence GTGCCGCTCCTTCCCGGAGCCGAGCCGTTCCGCCGTGACGGCGGAGAGGTCGGCGTCCTTGTGTGCCACGGCTTCACCGGCTCCCCCCAGTCTGTACGCCCCTGGGCCGAATATCTGGCCGACCGGGGACTGACGGTCGCCCTCCCCCTGCTGCCCGGTCACGGCACCCGCTGGCAGGACATGCAGATCACCACATGGCAGGACTGGTACGCCGAGGTCGACCGCGAACTGCGCGCGCTGACCGAGCGCTGCAGCAAGGTCTTCGTCTGCGGACTGTCGATGGGCGGTGCGCTGGCGCTGCGGCTCGCCGCCAAGCACGGCGACGCGGTCAGCGGGGTGGCGGTGGTCAACCCGGGCAACAAGGTCCATGACGCGGCCGCGCCGCTGCTGCCGGTGCTGCGCCATCTCGTACGGACCACCAAGGGCGTGGTCAGCGATATCGCCAAGCCCGGCGCCGAGGAGGTCGGCTACGACCGGGTGCCGCTGCACGCCGCGCATTCGCTGCGCCGGTTCTTCCAGCAGGTCGACTCCGAACTCCCGGGCGTCACCCAGCCGTTGCTGGTGATGACCAGCCCGCAGGACCATGTCGTACCGGCGGCGGACTCCGAGCGGATCCTCGCCCGGGTCTCCTCCACGGACGTCCGGCAGACGCTGCTGGAGCGCAGCTACCACGTCGCGACGCTGGACCACGACGCCGAGCAGATCTTCCGGGACACCTTCGCCTTCATCTCCCGGCTCGCGCCGGAGGCGGGAGCGGGCGCGGCGCAGGAGGGGGCGGCGGCCAGTGGCGGAGCGTAG
- a CDS encoding lysophospholipid acyltransferase family protein, whose product MKFSIGGSLKLAFRPWVEGIENIPAEGPAILASNHLSFSDSFFLPAVLDRKVTFIAKSEYFTSPGVKGKLTAAFFKGVGQLPVDRSGGRGAGEAAIKSGIEVLERGELFGIYPEGTRSPDGRLYRGKPGGLARVALATGAPVIPVAMIDTEKVQPPGKIVPKMIRPGIRIGKPLDFTRYQGMEGDRFILRSVTDEVMYEIMKLSGQEYVDIYATAAKRQIADAAKAEAKQQAEAEQAKKAAAE is encoded by the coding sequence ATGAAGTTTTCCATCGGCGGGTCGCTGAAGCTTGCCTTCAGGCCCTGGGTGGAAGGCATCGAGAACATCCCCGCCGAGGGTCCGGCGATCCTCGCGAGCAACCACCTGTCCTTCTCGGACTCCTTCTTCCTGCCCGCGGTGCTCGACCGCAAGGTCACCTTCATCGCCAAGTCCGAGTACTTCACCTCGCCCGGCGTGAAGGGCAAGCTGACCGCCGCGTTCTTCAAGGGCGTGGGCCAGCTGCCGGTCGACCGTTCGGGCGGCCGGGGCGCCGGTGAGGCGGCGATCAAGAGCGGTATCGAGGTGCTGGAGCGCGGTGAGCTGTTCGGCATCTACCCGGAGGGCACCCGCTCCCCGGACGGCCGGCTCTACCGCGGCAAGCCGGGCGGACTGGCCCGGGTGGCGCTGGCCACCGGGGCGCCGGTCATCCCCGTGGCGATGATCGACACCGAGAAGGTGCAGCCGCCGGGCAAGATCGTGCCGAAGATGATCCGGCCGGGCATCCGTATCGGCAAGCCGCTGGACTTCACCCGCTATCAGGGCATGGAGGGCGACCGCTTCATCCTGCGGTCGGTCACCGACGAGGTCATGTACGAGATCATGAAGCTGTCCGGCCAGGAGTACGTCGACATCTACGCGACCGCGGCCAAGCGGCAGATCGCCGACGCGGCGAAGGCCGAGGCGAAGCAGCAGGCCGAGGCGGAGCAGGCCAAGAAGGCAGCCGCCGAATAG
- the macS gene encoding MacS family sensor histidine kinase yields MTDMETRTVRGGLAAKGRSKPPTVLRMSVELPLWRALTGYRILTLVYALCLVGLSYQKYEHPLGAAAYMGALTVWMVLTWRRTTSAERCTRHFLLADLGFAVGGILLTPLVDTHARIMDGAPTLPSIWTAGAVLGFAIKGGWRWAAVASSAVAVANLVERQELARDTVHNVVLVWVASVAIGYVVEVARASERTLARALQIEAATRERERLARDIHDSVLQVLAMVQRRGAAIGGEAAELGRMAGEQEVALRTLVAGGLVSPPRAAAATVPHPAGEGAADDAVAAAPAAPAAPVPEPAGDGPCDVRALLAPFAGAGVTFSEPGAPVELPAAAAAELAAAVSAALDNVRVHAGDGARAWILVEDEPRAVIVTVRDDGPGIPEGRLADAEREGRLGVALSIRGRLRDLGGAAEWVSVPGQGTEVELTVPKGTAPEGGRRGKARA; encoded by the coding sequence ATGACGGATATGGAGACACGGACCGTGCGCGGCGGCCTGGCCGCCAAGGGCAGGAGCAAGCCGCCGACGGTGCTGCGGATGTCCGTCGAGCTGCCGCTGTGGCGTGCGCTCACCGGCTACCGGATCCTGACCCTCGTCTACGCCCTGTGCCTGGTCGGGCTCTCCTACCAGAAGTACGAGCACCCGCTGGGCGCCGCCGCCTACATGGGCGCGCTCACCGTCTGGATGGTGCTGACCTGGCGCCGGACGACCTCCGCTGAGCGCTGCACCCGGCACTTCCTGCTCGCCGACCTCGGCTTCGCCGTCGGCGGCATCCTGCTCACACCGCTGGTCGACACCCACGCCCGCATCATGGACGGCGCGCCGACGCTGCCCTCCATCTGGACGGCGGGCGCCGTCCTCGGCTTCGCGATCAAGGGCGGCTGGCGCTGGGCCGCGGTGGCTTCCAGCGCCGTGGCGGTGGCGAATCTCGTCGAGCGCCAGGAGCTGGCCCGCGACACCGTCCACAACGTGGTGCTGGTGTGGGTGGCCAGCGTCGCCATCGGCTACGTCGTCGAGGTGGCCCGTGCCAGTGAGCGGACCCTCGCCCGTGCGCTGCAGATAGAGGCCGCCACCCGGGAGCGGGAGCGGCTGGCCCGGGACATCCACGACAGCGTGCTGCAGGTCCTGGCGATGGTGCAGCGGCGCGGTGCTGCGATCGGCGGCGAGGCGGCCGAGCTGGGCCGGATGGCCGGGGAACAGGAGGTCGCGCTGCGGACCCTGGTCGCCGGCGGGCTGGTGTCGCCGCCACGCGCTGCGGCGGCGACGGTGCCGCACCCGGCCGGCGAGGGCGCGGCGGACGACGCGGTGGCCGCCGCCCCGGCCGCCCCGGCCGCACCGGTCCCGGAGCCGGCCGGCGACGGGCCGTGCGACGTCCGGGCGTTGCTCGCGCCGTTCGCGGGTGCCGGGGTGACGTTCTCCGAGCCCGGTGCCCCGGTCGAGCTGCCGGCCGCCGCGGCCGCCGAGCTCGCGGCCGCTGTCAGTGCGGCGTTGGACAATGTCCGGGTGCATGCGGGGGACGGTGCCCGCGCATGGATCCTGGTGGAGGACGAACCGCGGGCGGTGATCGTGACGGTCCGCGACGACGGCCCCGGCATTCCCGAGGGCCGGCTGGCGGACGCCGAGCGTGAGGGCCGGCTGGGGGTGGCCCTGTCGATCCGCGGCCGGCTGCGGGACCTGGGCGGTGCCGCGGAGTGGGTCTCGGTCCCCGGCCAGGGCACGGAAGTGGAGTTGACGGTCCCCAAGGGCACGGCGCCCGAGGGCGGTAGACGGGGGAAGGCGAGAGCGTGA
- a CDS encoding response regulator, translating into MSEQTGLKVMVVDDHPMWRDAVARDLAEAGCEVVATAGDGLQAVRRAQAALPDVLVLDLNLPGLPGVQVCKELVGANPALRVLVLSASGEHADVLEAVKSGATGYLLKSASTAELLDAVRRTAAGDAVFTPGLAGLVLGEYRRLATEPAPATPDEPGAPQLTDRETEVLRLVAKGLSYKQIAERLVISHRTVQNHVQNTLGKLQLHNRVELVRYAIERGLDEA; encoded by the coding sequence ATGAGTGAGCAGACGGGCCTGAAGGTCATGGTGGTCGACGACCACCCGATGTGGCGGGACGCGGTCGCACGGGATCTGGCGGAGGCCGGGTGCGAGGTGGTGGCGACGGCCGGCGACGGCCTCCAGGCGGTGCGCAGGGCGCAGGCCGCCTTGCCCGATGTGCTCGTCCTGGATCTCAATCTGCCGGGGCTGCCCGGCGTCCAGGTGTGCAAGGAACTGGTCGGCGCCAATCCGGCGCTGCGGGTGCTGGTGCTGTCCGCGAGCGGTGAGCACGCCGATGTCCTGGAGGCGGTCAAGTCCGGGGCGACCGGCTATCTGCTGAAGTCGGCGAGCACGGCCGAGCTGCTGGACGCGGTGCGGCGCACGGCCGCCGGTGACGCGGTGTTCACACCGGGCCTGGCCGGTCTGGTGCTCGGTGAGTACCGCCGGCTGGCGACCGAGCCGGCCCCCGCGACGCCGGACGAGCCGGGCGCACCGCAGCTGACGGACCGGGAGACCGAGGTGCTGCGGCTGGTCGCCAAGGGACTCTCGTACAAGCAGATCGCCGAACGGCTGGTCATCTCGCACCGCACGGTGCAGAACCACGTCCAGAACACCCTCGGCAAGCTCCAGTTGCACAACCGCGTGGAGCTGGTGCGGTACGCCATCGAGCGCGGCCTCGACGAGGCCTGA
- a CDS encoding 6-phosphofructokinase encodes MRVGVLTGGGDCPGLNAVIRGIVRKGAQEYGYEFVGFRDGWRGPMEGDTVPLDIPAVRGILPRGGTILGSSRTNPFKENDGVRHIKETLAKEEIEALIAIGGEDTLGVAARLSGEHAVPCVGVPKTIDNDLSATDYTFGFDTAVGVATEAIDRLHTTAESHMRVLVVEVMGRHAGWIALHSGLAGGANVILIPEQRFDIEQVCRWIDSRFKVRYAPIVVVAEGAMPKDGQMVLKDDSTDSFGHVRLSGVGEWLAKEIESRTGKEARTTVLGHTQRGGTPSAFDRWLATRFGLHAIDAVRDGDFGKMVALRGTDIVRVPIAEATAKLKTVDPALYSEAGVFFG; translated from the coding sequence ATGCGGGTCGGAGTACTGACCGGCGGCGGCGACTGCCCGGGTCTGAACGCGGTGATCAGGGGCATCGTCCGCAAGGGCGCCCAGGAGTACGGATACGAATTCGTCGGCTTCCGGGACGGCTGGCGCGGGCCGATGGAAGGCGACACGGTGCCGCTGGACATCCCGGCGGTGCGCGGCATCCTGCCGCGTGGCGGCACCATCCTCGGCTCCTCGCGGACCAACCCCTTCAAGGAGAACGACGGCGTCCGCCACATCAAGGAGACGCTCGCCAAGGAGGAGATCGAGGCGCTGATCGCGATCGGCGGCGAGGACACCCTCGGCGTCGCCGCCCGGCTCTCCGGCGAACACGCCGTCCCCTGTGTCGGCGTCCCCAAGACCATCGACAACGATCTGTCGGCCACGGACTACACGTTCGGTTTCGACACCGCCGTCGGCGTCGCCACCGAAGCCATCGACCGGCTGCACACCACCGCCGAATCCCATATGCGGGTGCTGGTCGTCGAGGTGATGGGCCGGCACGCCGGCTGGATCGCGCTGCACTCCGGCCTCGCCGGCGGGGCGAACGTCATCCTCATCCCGGAGCAGCGCTTCGACATCGAGCAGGTCTGCCGGTGGATCGACTCCCGCTTCAAGGTCCGCTACGCCCCGATCGTGGTCGTCGCCGAGGGCGCGATGCCCAAGGACGGGCAGATGGTGCTCAAGGACGACTCCACGGACTCCTTCGGGCATGTCCGGCTGTCCGGTGTGGGGGAGTGGCTGGCCAAGGAGATCGAGTCGCGCACGGGCAAGGAGGCGCGCACGACGGTCCTCGGGCACACCCAGCGCGGCGGCACCCCCAGCGCCTTCGACCGCTGGCTGGCCACCCGCTTCGGGCTGCACGCCATCGACGCGGTGCGCGACGGCGACTTCGGCAAGATGGTCGCGCTGCGCGGCACGGACATCGTCCGGGTGCCGATCGCGGAAGCCACCGCCAAGCTGAAGACCGTCGATCCGGCGCTCTACTCCGAGGCCGGGGTGTTCTTCGGCTGA
- a CDS encoding 2-hydroxyacid dehydrogenase → MEIVAFGVQADEQPFLEKGFAGRHQVRSLDVFLNRDTAPIARGYEIVSSSVNADLGADVLQTLAAGGTKMIAQRSTGFNNIDLEAAADLGMSVGRVAHYSPHAVAEFAWALALAVNRRIVRATNRTRNFDFRLDGLMGRDLRGRTAGVLGTGKIGEAFTRIAHGFGMNLLGWDLAENPRCVALGMKYVARERLFAEADLLTLHLPLVESTRHLIDAAALAAMKDDAILINSSRGGLVDTAALVDTLKAGRLTGVGLDVYEEEAAFFFFDKSLDIISDDTLARLMTFGNVLITSHQAYFTQEAVGQIIEATVANVEDYLAHRTNENMLVTRGQLPAAAR, encoded by the coding sequence GTGGAGATCGTCGCCTTCGGCGTGCAGGCGGATGAGCAGCCGTTCCTGGAGAAGGGCTTCGCCGGCCGCCACCAGGTCCGCAGCCTGGATGTCTTCCTCAACCGTGACACCGCCCCCATCGCCCGCGGATACGAGATCGTCAGCTCCAGCGTCAACGCCGATCTGGGCGCGGACGTCCTGCAGACCCTCGCCGCGGGCGGGACGAAGATGATCGCCCAGCGCTCCACGGGCTTCAACAACATCGATCTGGAGGCCGCGGCCGACCTCGGGATGAGCGTCGGCCGGGTCGCCCACTACTCGCCCCACGCGGTCGCCGAATTCGCCTGGGCCCTGGCGCTCGCCGTCAACCGGAGGATCGTCCGGGCCACCAATCGCACCCGTAATTTCGACTTCCGGCTGGACGGCCTGATGGGCCGGGATCTGCGGGGGCGTACGGCGGGGGTGCTCGGCACCGGCAAGATCGGCGAGGCCTTCACCCGGATCGCCCATGGCTTCGGCATGAACCTGCTGGGCTGGGACCTGGCCGAGAACCCGCGCTGCGTCGCGCTCGGCATGAAGTACGTCGCCCGGGAGCGGCTGTTCGCCGAGGCGGACCTGCTCACCCTGCACCTCCCGCTGGTGGAGTCCACCCGGCATCTCATCGACGCCGCCGCGCTGGCCGCGATGAAGGACGACGCCATCCTGATCAACTCCAGCCGCGGCGGGCTCGTCGACACCGCGGCCCTCGTCGACACGCTCAAGGCCGGCCGGCTCACCGGTGTCGGCCTGGACGTCTACGAGGAGGAGGCCGCGTTCTTCTTCTTCGACAAATCCCTGGACATCATCAGCGACGACACCCTCGCCCGCCTGATGACCTTCGGGAACGTGCTGATCACCTCGCACCAGGCGTACTTCACCCAGGAGGCGGTGGGCCAGATCATCGAGGCCACCGTGGCCAATGTCGAGGACTACCTGGCCCACCGCACCAACGAGAACATGCTGGTCACACGAGGACAGCTGCCAGCAGCTGCGCGGTGA